One Lujinxingia sediminis DNA window includes the following coding sequences:
- a CDS encoding phage tail tube protein yields MEGTLSLVNRLTAVASESSYGDDAFVGSDPAEFLAFLSFNPTTTNEIVPDAGMRATHSGRSHDVFQGGASVSWEIALTGIVDPNGTPALPVTPLLLASNWAQQAIVGPPPSYEHNLVTGDNMTKVPSCTFVEYLIEHDGENARKVVYTGMRGNSTLTLEMGQPVRLSGEFTGKFASFPSSATPKPATPAVYSGEENRFIMVGAELTADAVSYPVESVNFSTNWQVREDRDGTTADTTLSYVHLERSPGDRVTGSMTLKGRSAALNTLLPAIEAGTAFELVVSLENSNGDTLTITAPSMQFGSFGRGGDGAMTFDVPIHCNGTDAGENELTLNFGRSA; encoded by the coding sequence ATGGAAGGCACCTTGAGCCTGGTCAATCGCCTGACGGCAGTGGCCTCTGAAAGCAGCTACGGAGACGACGCGTTTGTCGGGAGTGACCCCGCCGAGTTTCTGGCATTTCTGAGCTTTAACCCGACCACCACCAACGAGATTGTGCCCGATGCAGGCATGCGCGCCACGCACAGCGGCAGATCGCACGACGTGTTCCAGGGCGGCGCTTCGGTGAGCTGGGAAATCGCGCTGACCGGCATCGTGGATCCAAATGGAACTCCGGCGCTGCCCGTCACCCCTCTGCTGCTCGCCAGCAACTGGGCGCAGCAAGCCATCGTTGGGCCGCCGCCCTCGTACGAGCACAACCTCGTCACCGGCGACAACATGACGAAGGTGCCGAGCTGCACCTTCGTTGAATACCTCATCGAGCATGACGGAGAGAACGCCCGAAAAGTTGTTTACACCGGCATGCGCGGCAACTCGACGCTCACGCTCGAGATGGGACAGCCGGTTCGGCTCTCTGGCGAGTTCACGGGCAAGTTCGCCAGCTTCCCCTCCTCGGCAACGCCAAAACCGGCCACCCCTGCGGTCTACAGCGGAGAGGAAAACCGCTTCATCATGGTCGGTGCAGAACTCACCGCGGATGCGGTCAGCTATCCCGTCGAAAGTGTGAACTTCAGCACCAACTGGCAGGTGCGTGAAGACCGCGACGGCACCACCGCCGATACCACCCTCTCCTACGTTCATCTTGAGCGTTCTCCCGGGGACCGCGTCACCGGAAGCATGACGCTTAAGGGGCGTTCAGCGGCTCTCAATACGCTTCTACCCGCCATTGAGGCCGGCACGGCGTTTGAGCTTGTGGTGAGCCTGGAGAACAGCAACGGCGACACCCTGACGATCACGGCCCCCTCGATGCAGTTCGGATCGTTTGGACGCGGCGGTGACGGGGCGATGACCTTCGATGTGCCCATCCACTGCAATGGCACCGATGCCGGTGAAAACGAACTGACTCTGAACTTCGGGAGGAGCGCATGA
- a CDS encoding helix-turn-helix transcriptional regulator: protein MLSLAIRQLRTEKGYSQEELGDRLGVSKMTISRWEASDPPDNRVSEIAGALEISVTHLRRLAAGLNTRAQAQAETTTFVRSDAGINAWRNAIALAGLDPHVALILATLPAFLDAETGVVVVTTAELYERANLPPEWVQTHLPAVVDSPWVDRIGRVEWVFTLTFPPEFLQKNPL, encoded by the coding sequence ATGCTTAGCCTCGCGATACGCCAGCTTCGAACGGAGAAGGGTTACAGCCAGGAAGAACTCGGCGATCGGCTGGGTGTCTCGAAGATGACGATCTCGCGGTGGGAGGCCAGCGATCCTCCCGACAATCGCGTCAGCGAGATCGCCGGGGCGCTGGAGATCAGCGTGACCCATCTACGCCGCCTGGCGGCAGGGCTCAACACCCGGGCTCAGGCGCAGGCCGAGACCACCACCTTCGTGCGCAGCGACGCCGGAATCAACGCCTGGCGAAACGCCATCGCGCTGGCCGGTCTGGATCCGCACGTCGCGTTGATCCTGGCGACATTGCCGGCATTTCTAGACGCGGAGACCGGCGTGGTCGTGGTCACCACCGCCGAGCTCTATGAACGCGCCAATCTGCCTCCCGAGTGGGTTCAAACCCATCTTCCAGCGGTCGTAGACAGCCCCTGGGTCGATCGCATCGGCCGGGTCGAATGGGTCTTCACATTGACCTTTCCCCCCGAATTTCTGCAGAAAAACCCGCTTTAA
- a CDS encoding helix-turn-helix transcriptional regulator: MHSSVSREQGPQELSDLRAREGWTQRELAKRLGVSHTTVSYWERHGLPRGRRGDIARVFGLNATQIRCLTASAEVSGAGRESLVPLGQLELARLERDAARRAYDELADDLNTTIRELVDALEFYADYATYMIPDESRLRIVKAGYRRPILADGGCRARVALGEEGGGN, encoded by the coding sequence ATGCATTCAAGCGTGAGCAGGGAGCAAGGGCCACAGGAGCTGTCGGATCTGCGGGCCCGCGAGGGCTGGACCCAGAGGGAGCTGGCAAAGAGGCTCGGGGTGAGTCACACCACGGTCAGCTACTGGGAGCGCCACGGTTTACCCCGGGGGCGACGAGGAGATATCGCGCGCGTTTTCGGCCTCAACGCTACGCAGATTCGGTGCCTGACAGCTTCCGCTGAGGTTTCGGGAGCTGGCCGAGAATCCCTCGTCCCGCTCGGCCAGCTGGAGCTCGCTCGTCTTGAGCGTGACGCCGCCCGCCGCGCCTACGACGAGCTGGCCGATGACCTGAACACCACCATCCGCGAGCTTGTCGATGCCCTGGAGTTTTACGCCGACTACGCCACCTACATGATCCCGGACGAGTCCCGACTGAGGATCGTCAAGGCCGGCTACCGTCGCCCCATACTCGCCGACGGGGGCTGCAGAGCGCGTGTAGCGCTGGGGGAGGAGGGGGGAGGGAATTGA
- a CDS encoding baseplate J/gp47 family protein codes for MAEPRLHIDRGRDTFLGNITALMAQQLDQNAQLLHAVYDAQDPATASGIHLDKRCALTRVIRRQAQPATVELKLTGDSGVTVPAGQIVEDTARQRWRTTKAAPLTDDGTGQGVALVAARSEVVGELGAEPGTITKIVTPVAGWLSVTNPQAATRGIDRETDAQLRQRRAFSLQIQGGSSCAVIRGKLLEFSFITSAQVFDNPTNSTRMVAGVEAPPHSAVVYIYGQGIDGALENSTQTEEVAKLLYHALTAGVRTAGNDEKWTVTTADGAQTVVQWSYAEAVTVDVTVEVEGVTAASVSEEVESTVEKYFESLGVGDTARRLPLIVEIAKIEGITGVEVLFDGQPDDVAVEPYQLAAQSGATVIQG; via the coding sequence GTGGCTGAGCCCCGTCTTCACATCGACCGGGGACGCGACACCTTCCTGGGCAACATCACCGCGTTGATGGCCCAGCAGCTCGACCAGAACGCGCAGCTTCTGCATGCCGTTTACGACGCGCAGGACCCGGCCACGGCGTCGGGCATTCATCTGGACAAGCGCTGTGCGCTGACGCGAGTGATTCGCCGGCAAGCCCAGCCAGCGACCGTGGAGCTCAAGCTCACAGGTGATAGCGGTGTGACGGTGCCAGCCGGGCAGATTGTCGAGGACACCGCTCGCCAGCGCTGGCGCACCACCAAGGCCGCCCCCCTTACCGACGATGGAACCGGACAGGGCGTGGCGCTGGTGGCCGCGCGCTCGGAAGTGGTGGGCGAGCTCGGCGCAGAACCCGGCACCATCACCAAGATCGTCACCCCGGTGGCGGGCTGGCTCAGCGTCACCAACCCGCAGGCTGCTACCCGGGGCATCGACCGGGAGACTGATGCCCAGCTTCGGCAGCGTCGGGCGTTCTCGCTGCAGATTCAGGGCGGGTCGAGTTGTGCGGTGATTCGCGGGAAGCTCTTGGAGTTCAGCTTCATCACCAGCGCCCAGGTCTTCGACAACCCCACCAACAGCACCAGGATGGTTGCCGGGGTAGAGGCGCCGCCGCATAGCGCAGTGGTCTACATCTACGGGCAGGGTATCGACGGGGCGTTGGAGAACTCCACCCAAACAGAGGAGGTGGCCAAGCTGTTATATCACGCGCTGACCGCAGGCGTGCGCACCGCTGGCAACGACGAGAAATGGACGGTGACCACCGCCGACGGGGCCCAGACCGTGGTGCAGTGGAGCTATGCCGAGGCAGTCACCGTCGATGTGACGGTGGAAGTTGAAGGTGTGACGGCAGCGAGCGTGAGTGAAGAAGTAGAGAGCACCGTCGAAAAGTATTTTGAGTCATTGGGAGTGGGTGACACTGCTCGACGTCTGCCCCTGATCGTGGAGATTGCAAAGATTGAAGGGATCACGGGTGTCGAGGTGCTCTTCGACGGTCAGCCTGATGATGTCGCCGTCGAGCCTTACCAGCTCGCTGCGCAAAGTGGCGCAACCGTCATTCAGGGATAA
- a CDS encoding peptidoglycan DD-metalloendopeptidase family protein: MKSMTLKTFKTFVSGAIFGLGAALVAMPAQAEEFTYQPPGQLVDGSGTGRVDYTVHVPGMRFPIEQAPAYPNSQVWGHGGMNGPGGGQCDPGNYSYPWWDNYCETRSWDMPLCPGGQGHQGQDIRAATCDNKTHWTVAAEAGTITNVGTYSVYLMTADGTLHRYLHMDPATLAVSTGDTVAAGDRLGLVSNAFGGTPTTIHLHYDIRRNVSPHGQVYIPAYMSLVTSYQELIGQPAEPCGLIGAEGGVIDNDDACFQLLGNAGTWRTEEVGHGGSLNWTYAWDSPDPDGYARWSLHVEEPGDYELEVYIEPTIASSARARYSLFADGQQHDLRLDQGAASGWTSLGTFRLSGESGERLEIYDNSGEAFADRLQFVADALRLTRQGVEEPEVDAGETDADQPDAGQSDAGQGDGGSGDSDAGAQPDAGAQPDAGDGSDERMLDENSCVGCSSTDAGGTSVLMLVVMVGLLARRRVLRTR; the protein is encoded by the coding sequence ATGAAGTCAATGACGTTGAAGACCTTTAAGACGTTCGTATCTGGCGCCATCTTCGGCCTGGGCGCGGCACTCGTTGCGATGCCGGCGCAGGCCGAAGAGTTCACCTACCAGCCTCCCGGTCAGCTCGTGGATGGCAGCGGCACCGGGCGCGTCGACTACACGGTCCACGTGCCCGGAATGCGTTTTCCGATCGAGCAGGCCCCGGCCTACCCCAACTCCCAGGTCTGGGGACACGGGGGCATGAACGGCCCCGGCGGCGGCCAGTGCGACCCGGGCAACTACAGCTACCCCTGGTGGGATAACTACTGTGAGACGCGCTCCTGGGATATGCCCCTTTGTCCGGGAGGCCAGGGCCACCAGGGGCAGGACATTCGCGCGGCGACCTGCGATAACAAGACCCACTGGACCGTGGCCGCCGAGGCCGGCACGATCACCAACGTCGGCACCTACTCGGTCTACCTGATGACGGCCGACGGCACCCTGCACCGCTACCTGCATATGGACCCGGCCACCCTGGCCGTCTCCACGGGCGATACGGTTGCGGCCGGCGACAGGTTGGGGCTTGTCTCCAACGCCTTCGGTGGCACGCCCACAACCATTCATCTTCACTATGACATCCGCCGCAATGTCAGCCCGCACGGCCAGGTCTACATCCCCGCCTACATGTCGCTGGTGACCTCCTACCAGGAACTCATCGGGCAGCCCGCCGAGCCCTGCGGCCTCATCGGTGCTGAGGGCGGGGTGATCGACAATGACGACGCCTGCTTTCAACTTCTGGGCAATGCCGGGACCTGGCGCACCGAAGAGGTCGGCCACGGTGGAAGTCTCAACTGGACCTATGCCTGGGACTCCCCGGACCCCGATGGCTACGCCCGCTGGAGCCTGCACGTCGAAGAGCCCGGCGACTATGAGCTGGAGGTCTACATCGAGCCGACCATCGCCAGCAGCGCTCGGGCGCGCTACAGCCTCTTTGCCGATGGTCAGCAGCACGATCTTCGTCTCGACCAGGGCGCGGCCAGCGGGTGGACCTCCCTCGGAACCTTTCGCTTGAGCGGGGAGAGCGGCGAACGCCTGGAGATCTACGACAACAGTGGCGAGGCCTTTGCGGATCGTCTGCAGTTCGTGGCGGACGCGTTGCGGCTGACGCGTCAGGGCGTTGAGGAGCCCGAGGTTGACGCTGGCGAGACCGACGCGGATCAACCTGATGCCGGCCAGAGCGATGCGGGGCAGGGCGATGGAGGAAGCGGGGATTCCGACGCCGGCGCTCAACCCGACGCCGGCGCTCAACCCGATGCCGGCGACGGGTCCGACGAGCGCATGCTCGACGAGAACTCCTGCGTGGGCTGCTCCTCCACCGACGCCGGCGGAACCTCGGTTCTGATGCTCGTGGTGATGGTCGGGCTGCTCGCCAGGCGGCGCGTACTGCGTACGCGCTGA